In Paractinoplanes brasiliensis, the following proteins share a genomic window:
- a CDS encoding SCO2525 family SAM-dependent methyltransferase: MTGSSGSSGGPTASVDDILLNADIDWDYFDSQDYFQHNYGRLRHDDAEIINIVANFFASQRWKTLGRAIDVGTGTNLYPAMIMLPYAAELILFERAFSNRDWLTATLRKPQDSWQVFWHTIARGRKAYERFRKPLDVLLRTAKVVKGNVYELERAQYDLGTMFFVAESITSREREFRLATQKFVNSLVPGAPFAAAFMCRSDGYTVGGQHFPAYSIGPSDVESCLASVARIRHIDKVDSHDLREGYSGMIVATGWRKLQ; the protein is encoded by the coding sequence GTGACCGGCAGTAGCGGTTCGTCCGGCGGCCCGACCGCTTCGGTTGACGACATCCTGCTCAACGCCGACATAGACTGGGACTACTTCGACTCGCAGGACTACTTCCAGCACAACTACGGGCGTTTGCGCCACGACGACGCCGAGATCATCAATATCGTCGCCAACTTCTTCGCTTCCCAGAGGTGGAAGACGCTGGGGCGGGCCATCGACGTCGGCACCGGCACCAACCTGTATCCAGCGATGATCATGCTGCCGTACGCGGCCGAGCTCATCCTGTTCGAACGAGCCTTCAGCAATCGCGATTGGCTGACGGCCACGCTGAGGAAGCCGCAGGACTCGTGGCAGGTGTTCTGGCACACCATCGCCCGCGGCCGGAAGGCGTACGAGAGATTCCGGAAGCCGCTCGATGTGCTCCTGCGCACCGCCAAGGTCGTCAAGGGCAACGTCTACGAGCTGGAGCGCGCGCAGTACGACCTCGGCACGATGTTCTTCGTCGCCGAGTCGATCACGAGCCGAGAGCGTGAGTTCCGCCTGGCCACTCAGAAGTTTGTCAACTCGCTGGTGCCCGGGGCCCCGTTCGCTGCGGCGTTCATGTGCCGCTCCGACGGCTACACGGTCGGCGGACAGCACTTCCCTGCCTACTCGATCGGCCCCTCGGACGTGGAGTCATGCCTTGCCTCGGTGGCACGCATCCGCCACATTGACAAGGTAGACAGTCACGACCTTCGCGAGGGATACAGCGGGATGATCGTGGCTACGGGGTGGAGGAAGCTCCAGTAA
- a CDS encoding LLM class flavin-dependent oxidoreductase produces the protein MQFGIFSVSDITTDPTNGQTPTEHERIKNIVTIAKHAEEVGLDVFALGEHHNEPFFSSSPTTTLGYIAAQTDKLLLSTATTLITTNDPVKIAEDYAMLQHLSGGRVDLMMGRGNTGPVYPWFGKDIRAGIPLAIENYALLHKLWREHVVDWQGKFRTPLQSFTSTPRPLDGIPPFVWHGSIRSPEIAEQAAYYGDGFFANHIFWPASHTQRMVALYRERFAHYGHGDPDQAIVGLGGQVFMRKNSQDAVNEFRPYFDNAPVYGHGPSLEDFTSQTPLTVGSPQQVIDRTLGFRDYVGDYQRQLFLVDHAGLPLKTVLEQLDLLGGEVVPVLRKEFASLKPAHVPDAPTHASLLARSTEVNA, from the coding sequence ATGCAGTTCGGCATTTTCAGCGTCAGTGACATCACGACCGACCCGACGAACGGGCAGACGCCGACCGAGCACGAGCGGATCAAGAACATCGTGACGATCGCCAAGCACGCGGAGGAGGTCGGGCTTGACGTCTTCGCGCTGGGGGAGCACCACAACGAGCCGTTCTTCTCGTCGTCGCCGACCACCACGCTCGGGTACATCGCCGCGCAGACCGACAAGCTTCTGCTCAGCACCGCGACCACGCTGATCACCACCAACGACCCGGTGAAGATCGCTGAGGACTACGCGATGCTGCAGCACCTCTCGGGCGGGCGCGTCGACCTGATGATGGGGCGCGGCAACACCGGGCCGGTCTACCCGTGGTTCGGCAAGGACATCCGGGCCGGCATCCCGCTCGCGATCGAGAACTACGCGCTGCTGCACAAGCTGTGGCGGGAGCACGTGGTCGACTGGCAGGGCAAGTTCCGTACGCCGCTGCAGTCGTTCACCTCGACCCCGCGCCCGCTCGACGGCATCCCGCCGTTCGTGTGGCACGGCTCGATCCGCAGCCCCGAGATCGCCGAGCAGGCCGCCTACTACGGTGACGGCTTCTTCGCCAACCACATCTTCTGGCCGGCCTCGCACACGCAGCGCATGGTCGCGCTCTACCGCGAGCGGTTCGCGCACTACGGCCACGGCGACCCCGACCAGGCCATCGTCGGCCTCGGCGGGCAGGTGTTCATGCGCAAGAACAGCCAGGACGCGGTCAACGAATTCCGGCCGTACTTCGACAACGCGCCCGTTTACGGCCACGGCCCGTCGCTGGAGGACTTCACCAGCCAGACGCCGCTGACTGTGGGCAGCCCGCAGCAGGTCATCGACCGTACGCTCGGCTTCCGTGACTATGTGGGCGACTATCAGCGCCAGCTGTTCCTGGTCGACCACGCCGGGCTGCCGCTGAAGACCGTGCTCGAGCAGCTCGACCTGCTCGGCGGGGAAGTCGTGCCGGTGCTGCGTAAGGAATTCGCGTCGCTCAAGCCGGCGCACGTGCCGGACGCCCCCACCCACGCGTCGCTCCTGGCGCGGTCCACCGAGGTGAACGCATGA
- a CDS encoding FMN reductase has translation MMQRNLVVVSAGLSQPSSTRLLADQLAKAVVDGSDIEFTVTVIELRDLAHDIANHLLTGFPPAALKEALDAVAGADGLIAVTPIFSASYSGLFKSFFDVLDKDALADRPVLIAATAGTARHSLALEHALRPMFAYLRAVVVPTAVFAATDDWGADSSDGYLQSRINRAAGELVAEVARREPAVIADPFALTVDFKDLL, from the coding sequence ATGATGCAGCGCAATCTGGTTGTTGTCTCCGCGGGTCTGAGCCAGCCGTCGTCGACCCGGCTGCTGGCCGACCAGCTGGCCAAGGCCGTCGTGGACGGCAGCGACATCGAGTTCACGGTCACCGTGATCGAACTGCGGGACCTCGCCCACGACATCGCCAATCACCTGCTGACCGGCTTCCCGCCCGCGGCCCTGAAAGAGGCACTGGACGCGGTGGCCGGCGCGGACGGCTTGATCGCGGTGACGCCGATCTTCTCGGCCAGTTACAGCGGGCTGTTCAAGTCGTTCTTCGACGTGCTCGACAAGGACGCGCTGGCCGACAGGCCGGTGCTGATCGCGGCCACCGCCGGGACGGCCCGTCACTCGCTGGCCCTGGAACACGCGTTGCGTCCGATGTTCGCCTATCTGCGCGCGGTGGTGGTGCCCACGGCGGTGTTCGCGGCCACCGACGACTGGGGCGCCGACTCGTCGGACGGGTATCTGCAGTCGCGCATCAACCGGGCGGCCGGGGAGCTTGTGGCCGAGGTGGCGCGTCGCGAGCCGGCCGTGATCGCGGATCCGTTCGCGCTCACCGTCGATTTCAAGGACCTGCTTTAG
- a CDS encoding histidine phosphatase family protein: MGEIVLVRHGQTEWSANGRHTSYTDLDLTADGERQARAVAERIEGRRFAAVISSPRRRALRTAELAGLAVTETTEDLAEWNYGEYEGITSATIHETDPDWWLFRDGAPGGESPEQIGERIDRVLEKVRPLLGDGDVALIGHGHALRVVGARWLGLPAEYGGRLKLGTATLSVLGFDHGRTAIDVWNSPCG; encoded by the coding sequence ATGGGCGAGATCGTGCTGGTTCGGCACGGGCAGACCGAGTGGAGCGCGAACGGCAGGCACACCTCGTACACCGATCTCGACCTGACGGCGGACGGTGAGCGCCAGGCCCGCGCCGTGGCCGAGCGGATCGAGGGGCGGCGGTTCGCGGCCGTGATCTCCAGCCCCCGGCGGCGGGCGTTGCGTACGGCCGAGCTGGCGGGGCTCGCCGTCACCGAGACGACCGAGGATCTGGCCGAGTGGAACTACGGCGAGTACGAGGGCATCACCTCCGCCACGATCCACGAGACGGACCCGGACTGGTGGCTCTTCCGCGACGGCGCCCCGGGTGGCGAGTCGCCGGAGCAGATCGGCGAGCGGATCGACCGCGTACTGGAAAAGGTCCGGCCCCTGCTCGGCGACGGGGATGTGGCGCTGATCGGGCACGGTCACGCGTTGCGGGTCGTCGGGGCGCGGTGGCTCGGGCTGCCGGCCGAGTACGGTGGCCGGCTGAAACTGGGCACGGCGACGCTGTCGGTCCTGGGGTTCGACCACGGGCGTACGGCGATCGACGTGTGGAACTCGCCCTGCGGGTGA
- a CDS encoding LamG-like jellyroll fold domain-containing protein: MERRNLLRVAVGAPAATLVTTAGAAPAQATSGRFDQDSPRFAIAVLPDTQYLFDADSSDPDPLRETFSYLLGRRAEDNIAFLTHLGDVTEHGTEHEITLAGKTFTKIDGKLPYSVLAGNHDIDGSKDDQRGDSAYLREFGPRRHSGSRTFLGASKDGYNSAHLIPAAGRNWLILALDWRISDGGLEWARGVLAKHPGAPAIVTTHDLAYADDAGQAFLSGHGQRLWDNLIKDNDQIFLTLNGHYWPPGRTTLRNTRGNDVHVHITNYQDRYYGGAGMIRLYRFDLARNRIDVETFAPWFLARDAAKRTPLEAETVELTGDVDRFSLEFDFDARFPLPKPGPRPAAQVVDRHTAAYWRFDEPGQSVADGATVRDLSGKGNHLTVRRLANSTPETLTLSGEHHVGAPAHASLRFDGGKNPDRGAILRTADDAPLNSAKFLGGYTIEAFIKLPEPFVGDHAWMGILSWEGRAGDAGKHSGWSDLEPTCSLNISGERFLQYVLYSEVGDHNPTSWSHALPTGVWQHLAVVNDGRRSTVYVNGSKIARNPARSARGIATLGRPFVIGATSFDLKYGQGFYGWIGDVRITARALPPAQFLPGGF; this comes from the coding sequence GTGGAACGAAGGAATCTGCTCAGAGTAGCCGTCGGCGCACCTGCCGCAACACTCGTCACGACCGCCGGCGCCGCGCCCGCGCAAGCCACGTCCGGCCGGTTCGACCAGGACAGCCCGCGCTTCGCGATCGCCGTGCTGCCGGACACGCAGTATCTGTTCGACGCGGACAGCTCCGACCCGGACCCGTTGCGCGAGACGTTCAGCTACCTGCTGGGCCGGCGGGCCGAGGACAACATCGCCTTCCTGACGCACCTCGGGGACGTCACCGAGCACGGGACCGAGCACGAGATCACGCTTGCCGGGAAGACGTTCACGAAGATCGACGGGAAGTTGCCGTACAGCGTCCTCGCCGGCAACCACGACATCGACGGCTCGAAGGATGATCAGCGCGGCGACAGCGCGTACCTGCGGGAATTCGGCCCGCGCAGGCACAGCGGGTCCAGGACCTTCCTCGGCGCCTCGAAGGACGGCTACAACAGCGCTCACCTGATTCCGGCGGCCGGCCGGAACTGGCTGATCCTGGCCTTGGACTGGCGCATCTCGGACGGCGGCCTGGAATGGGCGCGCGGCGTTCTCGCGAAGCACCCGGGCGCCCCCGCGATCGTCACGACCCATGACCTCGCGTACGCCGACGACGCCGGGCAGGCCTTCCTGTCGGGCCACGGGCAGCGGCTCTGGGACAATCTGATCAAGGACAACGATCAGATCTTCCTGACCCTCAACGGGCACTACTGGCCGCCTGGACGCACCACCCTTCGCAACACGCGGGGCAACGACGTCCATGTGCACATCACCAACTATCAGGACCGCTACTACGGCGGCGCCGGCATGATCCGGCTGTACCGGTTCGACCTGGCCCGCAACCGGATCGACGTCGAGACGTTCGCGCCGTGGTTCCTGGCCCGCGACGCCGCGAAGCGGACCCCGCTCGAGGCTGAGACGGTCGAGTTGACCGGCGACGTCGACCGGTTCAGCCTGGAGTTCGACTTCGACGCCCGGTTCCCCCTGCCCAAGCCCGGCCCGCGTCCGGCGGCCCAGGTCGTGGACCGCCACACGGCCGCGTACTGGCGGTTCGACGAGCCCGGCCAGAGCGTCGCGGACGGCGCGACCGTGCGCGATCTCAGTGGCAAGGGCAACCATTTGACCGTACGGCGTCTGGCGAACAGCACGCCGGAGACGCTCACCCTCTCCGGCGAGCACCACGTCGGCGCACCCGCCCACGCCAGCCTGCGCTTCGACGGCGGCAAGAACCCCGACCGCGGCGCGATCCTGCGGACGGCCGACGACGCCCCGCTCAACAGCGCGAAGTTCCTCGGCGGCTACACGATCGAGGCGTTCATCAAGCTGCCCGAGCCGTTCGTGGGCGACCACGCGTGGATGGGCATCCTGAGCTGGGAGGGCCGCGCGGGCGACGCCGGCAAGCACAGCGGCTGGTCCGACCTCGAGCCGACGTGCAGCCTGAACATCTCGGGTGAGCGGTTCCTGCAGTACGTGCTCTACTCCGAGGTCGGCGACCACAACCCGACGTCGTGGAGCCATGCCCTGCCGACCGGCGTCTGGCAGCACCTTGCCGTCGTCAACGACGGCCGGCGCTCGACCGTCTACGTGAACGGCTCGAAGATCGCCCGGAACCCGGCCCGGTCCGCTCGCGGCATCGCCACCCTGGGCCGCCCCTTCGTGATCGGCGCGACCTCGTTCGACCTGAAGTACGGCCAGGGCTTCTACGGCTGGATCGGTGATGTCCGCATCACTGCCCGCGCCCTGCCCCCGGCCCAGTTCCTGCCCGGAGGCTTCTAG
- a CDS encoding DUF3662 and FHA domain-containing protein yields the protein MTAAPERLGLEDIELHCAVRPENVLEAMRREAERHKALLGEGRTLVPNRYTVGLSAYDHRRWAPHATQLAQELAVRQASLIADQAWIVYGDVSVEVFVLDDLDTGTFRVAALLQPDPPALVPTAATGDETVALLVSAEGQEWPLSPGLTVLGRDRASGVRLRDPGVSRRHLIVEVTDDRVTLTDLGSHNGTRVNGHPVATVDLRPGDVIEVGGSVLTLHSG from the coding sequence GTGACCGCTGCGCCGGAACGCCTGGGGCTCGAGGACATCGAGCTCCACTGCGCGGTGCGCCCGGAAAACGTGCTCGAGGCCATGCGGCGCGAGGCGGAACGGCACAAGGCCCTGCTCGGTGAGGGCCGCACGCTGGTGCCCAACCGCTACACGGTCGGCCTGTCGGCTTACGACCACCGCCGCTGGGCCCCGCACGCCACGCAGCTGGCGCAGGAACTGGCGGTTCGCCAGGCCTCCCTGATCGCCGACCAGGCCTGGATCGTCTACGGCGACGTCTCGGTCGAGGTGTTCGTGCTCGACGACCTCGACACGGGCACGTTCCGGGTGGCCGCCCTGCTGCAACCCGACCCACCCGCCCTGGTCCCCACAGCCGCCACCGGCGACGAGACCGTGGCGCTGCTCGTGAGCGCCGAGGGGCAGGAGTGGCCGCTCTCCCCCGGGCTGACGGTGCTGGGCCGCGACCGTGCGTCCGGCGTACGGCTGCGTGACCCGGGGGTCTCCCGCCGCCACCTGATCGTCGAGGTCACCGACGACCGGGTCACCCTGACCGACCTGGGCTCCCACAACGGCACCCGGGTCAACGGCCACCCGGTGGCCACGGTCGACCTACGCCCCGGCGACGTGATCGAGGTGGGCGGCAGCGTGCTGACGTTGCACTCGGGCTAG
- a CDS encoding LacI family DNA-binding transcriptional regulator, producing the protein MSESTTKRITSADVARLAGVSRATVSYVLNDTPRQTISAGTRTRVLDAAQRLGYSPSAAARTLRTGRSDVVLCLLPDWPIGPEVGLMLGELSSALTRHGLTLVVHPGNREERPMHELWKAITPAAVIAYTEFSEADIAAMRSAGVAVVEAVSRRKGRSLAVPQELIGRRQAEHLTHAGHTRLGFAYPDDQRLRFFAEPRLAGVRAACAALRLPTPVGLTVPLDPVAAAEAVRRWRATGVTGVCAYNDEVALAVLAGVRGVGLSAPQDLAVIGVDDIPPARLAAPPLTTVTTDQAIVGAHLAATVVATISGRAVPDLPASDIVRVVPRASA; encoded by the coding sequence ATGAGCGAGTCAACCACCAAACGGATCACCAGCGCCGACGTCGCCCGGCTGGCCGGGGTGTCGCGGGCCACGGTCAGCTACGTCCTCAACGACACACCCCGTCAGACCATTTCGGCCGGCACCCGCACCCGCGTGCTCGACGCGGCCCAGCGTCTGGGCTATTCCCCCTCGGCGGCCGCCCGCACCCTGCGCACCGGCCGCTCCGACGTGGTGCTCTGCCTGTTGCCGGACTGGCCGATCGGTCCCGAGGTGGGCTTGATGCTGGGCGAGCTATCCTCCGCGCTCACCCGCCACGGCCTCACCCTCGTCGTGCACCCGGGCAACCGCGAGGAACGCCCGATGCACGAGCTGTGGAAGGCGATCACCCCGGCCGCCGTGATCGCGTACACGGAGTTCTCCGAGGCCGACATCGCCGCCATGCGCTCGGCCGGGGTCGCCGTCGTCGAGGCGGTCAGCCGTCGCAAGGGGCGGTCGCTGGCCGTGCCGCAGGAGCTCATCGGCCGCCGTCAGGCCGAGCACCTGACCCACGCCGGTCACACCCGTCTGGGCTTCGCCTACCCCGACGACCAGCGCCTCCGGTTCTTCGCCGAGCCGCGGCTGGCCGGGGTGCGGGCCGCCTGCGCCGCCCTGCGCCTGCCCACCCCGGTCGGTCTGACCGTCCCGCTCGACCCGGTGGCCGCCGCCGAGGCCGTACGCCGGTGGCGCGCGACCGGGGTCACGGGCGTGTGCGCGTACAACGACGAGGTGGCGCTGGCGGTGCTGGCCGGCGTTCGGGGGGTCGGTTTGTCGGCCCCGCAAGACCTGGCGGTGATCGGCGTGGACGACATCCCGCCGGCTCGGCTCGCCGCCCCGCCGCTCACCACCGTCACCACCGATCAGGCGATCGTCGGGGCGCACCTGGCGGCCACCGTGGTCGCCACGATCAGCGGGCGCGCCGTCCCCGACCTGCCCGCGTCCGACATCGTCCGGGTGGTGCCCAGGGCCTCCGCGTGA
- a CDS encoding pyridoxamine 5'-phosphate oxidase family protein, translating to MERHEITEVLNRPLSQELLARDLTRLAYVAKDGTPRSIPIAFTWNGSQIVLCTSKNAPKLSSLRHNPAVALTIDTEVHPPKILLIRGRAELDVADGIPAEYLQMNGSYTMTPEQRVEWEAEVRSLYDGMVRIVVEPTWAKLIDFETTLPTAVEELVRERAART from the coding sequence ATGGAACGACACGAGATCACCGAAGTCCTCAACCGCCCGCTCAGCCAGGAGCTGCTGGCCCGCGACCTGACCCGGCTGGCTTACGTGGCCAAGGACGGCACCCCGCGGAGCATCCCGATCGCGTTCACCTGGAACGGCTCGCAGATCGTGCTCTGCACCAGCAAGAACGCTCCGAAGCTGTCCTCGCTGCGGCACAACCCGGCGGTCGCGCTGACCATCGACACCGAGGTGCACCCGCCCAAGATCCTGCTCATCCGCGGACGGGCCGAACTCGACGTGGCCGACGGCATCCCGGCGGAGTATCTGCAGATGAACGGCAGCTACACGATGACGCCCGAGCAGCGCGTCGAGTGGGAGGCCGAGGTGCGTTCCCTGTACGACGGAATGGTCCGCATCGTGGTCGAGCCGACCTGGGCCAAACTCATCGACTTCGAGACCACCCTGCCGACCGCGGTCGAGGAACTCGTCCGCGAGCGCGCCGCCCGGACGTAA
- a CDS encoding efflux RND transporter periplasmic adaptor subunit has protein sequence MGEARAGRRRWVRGAAAVVVSALIAFGVGRALTAGAETKPVAAATVAADRGAVTSEVATTGTVQPAQTHSLSFGVAGTVETIAVRAGTAVTAGQVLARVDDADAAEAVDDAQDALDDAEDALAEAEKSAAAPATCGSNVAAAYTSPSAGLSPTSAVPAVTPSARPTTTGPAAAPSRTTSPARTPAGSAPTSGTCAGDRGQPGGDAVLSAQQRVNQATVALDKAEKALAGATLKAPVAGRILSVAGKVGSRVSAGNAFITLADVQDMQISANFPEADADRLAAGQKAVVAPADRAGQWLPATVVQVDPVGTGDGAMVRYGVLLSFDAAPKDLLVGQSASVRVTTGSKAEALRVPSTAVHDVSGDQGTVLRNGAPTKVVIGLRGDQYTEIAGGLSEGDEIVRSW, from the coding sequence ATGGGTGAAGCACGGGCCGGTCGCCGGCGCTGGGTCCGGGGTGCGGCGGCGGTCGTCGTGTCGGCGTTGATCGCCTTCGGGGTGGGGCGCGCCCTGACCGCCGGCGCCGAGACGAAGCCGGTCGCGGCGGCGACGGTGGCGGCCGACCGGGGCGCGGTGACCAGCGAGGTCGCGACCACCGGGACGGTCCAGCCGGCGCAGACGCACAGCCTGTCGTTCGGGGTCGCGGGCACGGTCGAGACCATCGCCGTACGGGCGGGAACCGCGGTCACGGCGGGGCAGGTTCTCGCGCGGGTCGACGACGCCGACGCTGCCGAGGCCGTGGACGACGCGCAGGATGCCCTCGACGACGCCGAGGACGCCCTGGCCGAGGCCGAAAAGAGCGCTGCCGCTCCGGCCACCTGCGGGTCGAACGTCGCGGCGGCCTACACGTCGCCGTCGGCCGGCCTCAGTCCCACCTCGGCAGTCCCGGCCGTCACGCCGTCGGCCCGCCCCACAACCACCGGCCCGGCCGCGGCGCCTTCCCGGACCACATCACCCGCCCGTACGCCGGCCGGTAGCGCCCCGACGTCCGGAACCTGTGCCGGTGATCGCGGGCAGCCGGGCGGCGACGCCGTCCTCAGTGCCCAGCAGCGGGTCAACCAGGCCACGGTCGCGCTCGACAAGGCCGAGAAGGCCCTGGCCGGCGCGACGCTGAAGGCGCCCGTCGCCGGGCGGATCCTCAGCGTCGCCGGCAAGGTCGGCAGCCGGGTGAGCGCAGGTAACGCATTCATAACGCTGGCCGACGTCCAGGACATGCAGATCAGCGCGAACTTCCCCGAGGCCGACGCCGATCGGCTGGCCGCCGGGCAGAAGGCTGTGGTCGCGCCGGCCGACCGGGCCGGGCAGTGGCTCCCGGCGACCGTGGTCCAGGTCGACCCGGTCGGCACCGGCGACGGCGCCATGGTCCGGTACGGCGTATTGCTGTCTTTCGATGCGGCGCCCAAGGATCTGCTGGTCGGGCAGAGTGCCTCGGTGCGCGTGACCACCGGCTCGAAGGCGGAGGCACTGCGTGTGCCGAGCACCGCCGTGCACGACGTGTCGGGTGATCAAGGCACGGTGCTCAGGAACGGCGCCCCCACCAAGGTGGTGATCGGCCTGCGCGGCGATCAGTACACCGAGATCGCCGGGGGCCTTTCGGAGGGGGACGAGATCGTCCGTTCGTGGTGA
- a CDS encoding response regulator transcription factor, which produces MLTDSRYPTALGEAPARAARVLVVDDEPNISELLSATLRLVEFDVRVAGTGLRALVAVEEFEPDLVILDVMLPDLDGFEVAKRLRAAGSRVPVLFLTARDALEDRLSGLSAGADDYVTKPFSLEEVVLRIRAILRRVQPGLEAPGARGVLRYADLEMDEDAHEVRRAGRAVDLSPTEFNLLRYLLVNAGRVVSKAQILDRVWKYDFGGDGRIVESYVYYLRRKIDKAGPPLIQTVRGVGYALRLPRGSDD; this is translated from the coding sequence GTGCTGACAGATTCCCGCTACCCGACGGCCCTCGGCGAGGCCCCGGCCCGCGCCGCGAGGGTGCTCGTCGTCGACGACGAGCCGAACATCTCCGAGTTGCTCAGCGCGACCTTGCGCCTCGTCGAGTTCGACGTGCGGGTGGCCGGGACCGGTCTTCGTGCGCTGGTCGCGGTCGAGGAGTTCGAGCCCGACCTCGTGATCCTCGACGTGATGCTGCCCGACCTGGACGGCTTCGAGGTCGCCAAGCGGCTGCGGGCGGCCGGCTCACGCGTGCCGGTGCTGTTCCTGACCGCGCGCGACGCCCTGGAGGACAGGTTGTCGGGGCTCTCGGCCGGCGCCGACGACTACGTCACCAAGCCGTTCAGCCTGGAAGAGGTCGTGCTGCGGATCCGGGCGATCCTGCGCCGCGTCCAGCCCGGCCTGGAAGCGCCGGGCGCGCGGGGCGTGCTGCGTTACGCCGACCTCGAGATGGACGAGGACGCCCACGAGGTGCGCCGGGCGGGCCGTGCCGTCGACCTCTCGCCGACCGAGTTCAACCTGCTCAGATACTTGCTGGTCAACGCGGGGCGGGTGGTCAGCAAGGCTCAGATCCTGGACCGGGTGTGGAAGTACGACTTCGGGGGCGACGGCCGCATCGTCGAGTCGTATGTGTACTACCTGCGCCGCAAGATCGACAAGGCCGGGCCGCCGCTGATCCAGACCGTGCGCGGCGTCGGCTACGCGTTACGCCTGCCCCGCGGCAGCGACGACTGA
- a CDS encoding sensor histidine kinase codes for MITQRGRSAGLRRWRHWTLRARLVLVVGALAALALIVANVAGLVLIRDYLQDRIDGQLRAARVPLSHQPPPSLDPSDQRLARTAEGSGGGLRGMKSLGPGQVTYWFHPSGLAESVRLVAPETASVALPAIPALHRAADIPVLNEPYTVVAADGSAWRMIAVPNSLTGGYTVGGVSLAELEQTSDRLLLIDAAVSLLVLALLGVGAAFVVRLGLRPLDDMERLATDISGGNLSGRVAGADPHTEPGRLGLALNSMLGRIEAEVSARTASESRMRQFLADASHELRTPLTSIKGFAELHRRGGVAPGPALDRIESEAGRMSLLVEDMLMLARLDQQRPLDRKPVDLLAVAVDTVRDAHARSPERVVHLSGLSEDDPFEPPVVLGDEHALRQIAANLVVNALQHTPSGTEVTVRVGLFAPRLPAPGVVVSGTAVPAAERLAVLEVSDNGPGIAPEHAPRVFERLYRADPSRHRGQGGGSGLGLSIVAAFVHGHGGWVELEPAPGGGATFRVLLPT; via the coding sequence ATGATCACTCAGCGGGGGCGATCGGCGGGACTACGGCGCTGGCGGCACTGGACGCTGCGCGCGCGGCTCGTGCTGGTGGTGGGCGCTCTGGCCGCACTCGCGCTGATCGTCGCCAACGTCGCCGGGCTGGTGCTGATTCGCGATTACCTGCAGGACCGCATCGACGGCCAGTTGCGCGCGGCGCGCGTGCCACTGTCCCACCAGCCACCGCCCAGCCTCGACCCGTCGGATCAGCGTCTCGCCCGGACGGCCGAGGGCTCCGGCGGCGGCTTGCGCGGCATGAAGAGCCTCGGGCCGGGCCAGGTGACGTACTGGTTCCACCCGAGCGGCCTGGCCGAGTCGGTCCGTCTCGTCGCTCCCGAGACCGCCTCGGTCGCGCTTCCGGCGATTCCCGCCCTGCACCGCGCGGCCGACATTCCGGTGCTCAACGAGCCGTACACGGTGGTCGCGGCGGACGGCAGCGCCTGGCGGATGATCGCCGTCCCCAACTCGCTCACCGGCGGGTACACGGTCGGCGGTGTCTCGCTGGCCGAGCTCGAGCAGACCTCCGACCGGCTGCTGCTGATCGACGCCGCGGTGAGCCTGCTCGTGCTGGCGCTGCTCGGTGTCGGGGCGGCCTTCGTCGTACGGCTGGGTCTGCGGCCCCTCGACGACATGGAACGCCTGGCCACCGACATCTCCGGTGGCAACCTCAGCGGCCGGGTGGCCGGCGCCGACCCGCACACCGAGCCGGGCCGGCTGGGCCTGGCCCTGAACTCCATGCTGGGCCGGATCGAGGCCGAGGTCAGCGCGCGCACCGCGTCCGAGAGCCGGATGCGGCAGTTCCTGGCCGACGCCTCGCACGAGCTGCGCACCCCGCTCACCTCGATCAAGGGGTTCGCCGAGCTGCACCGCCGTGGCGGGGTCGCGCCCGGCCCGGCGCTGGACCGCATCGAGTCCGAGGCCGGCCGGATGAGCCTGCTGGTCGAGGACATGCTGATGCTGGCCCGGCTCGACCAGCAGCGCCCGCTCGACCGCAAGCCGGTCGACCTGCTCGCGGTCGCCGTGGACACGGTTCGCGACGCGCACGCCCGCTCGCCCGAGCGCGTGGTGCACCTGTCCGGGCTGAGCGAGGACGATCCGTTCGAGCCGCCTGTCGTCCTGGGGGACGAGCACGCGCTGCGGCAGATCGCCGCCAACCTCGTGGTCAACGCGCTCCAGCACACACCGTCCGGCACCGAGGTCACCGTACGGGTGGGGTTGTTCGCGCCGAGGCTGCCCGCGCCCGGCGTCGTCGTCTCCGGAACGGCTGTGCCCGCGGCCGAGCGGTTGGCGGTGCTGGAGGTCAGCGACAACGGTCCCGGCATCGCGCCCGAGCACGCCCCGCGCGTCTTCGAGCGGCTGTACCGCGCCGACCCCAGTCGCCATCGCGGCCAGGGCGGCGGCTCCGGGCTGGGCCTGTCGATCGTGGCCGCGTTCGTGCACGGCCACGGCGGCTGGGTCGAGCTGGAGCCGGCGCCGGGTGGCGGGGCGACCTTCCGGGTGCTGCTGCCGACCTGA